Proteins co-encoded in one Saccharomyces cerevisiae S288C chromosome II, complete sequence genomic window:
- the RIB5 gene encoding riboflavin synthase (Riboflavin synthase; catalyzes the last step of the riboflavin biosynthesis pathway), producing MFTGIVECMGTVLENNPYDDSESGGQGVSITIGNAGSILTDCHVGDSIAVNGVCLTVTEFNNDSFKVGISPETIKRSNVASWIQGTQVNLERAVSQDVRFGGHYVQGHVDTVANIVSRRPEGNSIIFGFQLRDQEYFKYIVEKGFICIDGTSLTIIKVDPLSQGGAFYISMIKHTQDNVIMPLKKIGDEVNIEVDLTGKIIEKQILLTLENQISKKDSTLNTMISNIIEEKVRNYLNK from the coding sequence ATGTTTACTGGTATTGTAGAATGCATGGGGACtgttttggaaaacaacCCATATGATGACTCTGAAAGTGGAGGTCAAGGAGTTTCTATTACTATTGGCAATGCGGGGAGTATTCTCACCGATTGTCACGTTGGAGATTCAATAGCCGTAAATGGGGTATGCCTTACTGTGACCGAGTTTAATAACGACTCCTTCAAAGTTGGGATATCACCAGAAACTATAAAACGAAGTAATGTCGCTTCCTGGATTCAAGGCACCCAGGTCAACTTGGAGAGAGCGGTATCTCAAGACGTTAGGTTCGGTGGTCATTATGTACAGGGTCACGTAGACACTGTTGCTAATATTGTCTCAAGAAGACCTGAGGGGAATTCAATTATTTTTGGGTTTCAGTTAAGAGATCAAGAGTACTTTAAATACATAGTAGAAAAGGGATTCATTTGTATAGATGGAACTTCCTTGACCATAATCAAGGTTGACCCACTTTCGCAAGGTGGAGCCTTCTATATTAGTATGATAAAGCACACCCAAGACAATGTTATCATgcctttgaagaaaattggCGACGAGGTTAATATTGAAGTAGATTTGACTGGGAAGATTATTGAGAAGCAAATTCTATTAACGTTGGAAAaccaaatatcaaagaaagataGTACTTTGAATACTATGATCTCAAACATTATCGAGGAGAAGGTTAGAAACTACctaaataaataa
- the MIC12 gene encoding Mic12p (Component of the MICOS complex; MICOS (formerly MINOS or MitOS) is a mitochondrial inner membrane complex that extends into the intermembrane space and has a role in the maintenance of crista junctions, inner membrane architecture, and formation of contact sites to the outer membrane; forms a subcomplex with Mic10p and Mic27p whose assembly and stability requires cardiolipin): MSKLGPLARSVKWTLSVGVIGSVFYLYRYSNNGYFYDHDATWLKQDHQVQDLVDRKEVVPGETRNRKLVVTDDGTAWSRTMGESIKDIWNEQIRNSVDWIYSWGKN, translated from the coding sequence ATGTCGAAATTGGGTCCGTTAGCAAGATCTGTGAAGTGGACTCTCTCTGTGGGAGTAATCGGTTCTGTTTTTTACCTGTACCGATACAGTAACAATGGCTACTTCTACGATCACGATGCTACATGGTTGAAACAAGATCATCAGGTACAGGACCTGGTGGATAGAAAAGAAGTGGTACCTGGGGAGACCAGGAACCGCAAGCTAGTTGTGACGGATGATGGCACTGCATGGAGCAGGACCATGGGGGAGAGCATAAAAGATATTTGGAATGAACAGATAAGAAACTCTGTCGATTGGATCTACTCCTGGGGTAAGAATTAG
- a CDS encoding uncharacterized protein (hypothetical protein; YBR259W is not an essential gene; forms cytoplasmic foci upon DNA replication stress), protein MSIDEAVARYRDVIGNLATGNLRRIVIQSEKLAQIIASSKGTVRFHHKTRSGKTVIYKCIKKALLSSVASLSSEFSSETDVQQFLHLNYIYQSHFQALSGQINKYCGMKKYYELKFAAIDYLETEVQTTGLTLSRFWVASLDEFIKKERWPDNGSNFQIFYKLMAEYSSWKWDSDDKRQLQFMYEFRMKLKECLVKFYENFDLQKSSDPLKELIIPWEKIVYVANCIDAFTGEQVRIDGAELIWTSKNLVFSSISSAVLRLNDLQNMFSAFRPYGEEALVQDFAHIRSLKWDSNDKVESLIRALIFNDMFPYFNKEQVDTKADGIFFLRLLRKNFKEHINDVKDFHIQVIKYLNSQFKNNYSTLMTSSKTQDRRKSHNMPSSILDDGNKIGMHVSPIDEYSHFIDNDEPLWRDKVYPKIYTNEQTPTPDASAIFDSHKIYAIISLLRYYLPEKRKFFRIYYLPSIFKRILYYGAKFAQLYFMEGCLERLVIESLQILEPSLVHAINNLIKSSIESLKNVTVTSDDKTSSGVIILSYKEFKSLSEVNKDFNEPFWPNQSIANSWPDFANKQLKRGQILQDAFAFHLFEIELPIIIDTTRNTHLKLVSNMCTTSILYLYNEVDSLSLTSIQEKLAVLPTSKRNEILLYNLNRLTKLKLLLLKENEKGQKFYAFNFKYKRDGQKTSLIRLI, encoded by the coding sequence ATGTCCATTGACGAGGCTGTTGCCAGATATAGAGATGTTATAGGCAATCTAGCAACTGGCAATTTAAGGCGGATTGTTATACAGTCAGAAAAACTGGCCCAGATCATTGCATCTTCAAAAGGTACCGTTCGTTTCCACCATAAAACTCGCAGCGGTAAAACAGTAATATACAAATGCATCAAAAAGGCGCTGCTTTCCAGTGTCGCGTCTCTATCGTCAGAGTTTTCCTCAGAAACAGATGTTCAGCAATTCCTCCATTTAAATTACATATATCAATCTCACTTCCAAGCTTTGAGTGGacaaataaacaaatattGCGGCATGAAGAAATACTACGAGTTAAAGTTTGCAGCAATCGACTACTTAGAAACCGAAGTCCAAACTACCGGGCTTACACTCTCAAGATTCTGGGTGGCATCTTTAGATGagttcattaaaaaagagCGATGGCCAGATAATGGATCTAACTTTCAAATCTTTTACAAACTAATGGCTGAGTATTCGTCTTGGAAATGGGATTCTGATGATAAAAGGCAACTCCAGTTCATGTACGAATTTCGAATGAAACTCAAAGAATGTTTGGTGAAATTTTACGAGAATTTTgatcttcaaaaatctaGCGATCCTCTGAAAGAACTCATTATACCTTGGGAAAAGATTGTTTATGTCGCCAACTGTATCGATGCATTCACTGGAGAGCAAGTTAGGATCGACGGTGCTGAATTAATCTGGACATCCAAAAATCTTGTGTTCTCTTCGATTTCTTCTGCCGTTCTTAGATTAAATGACCTTCAAAATATGTTCAGCGCATTCCGGCCTTATGGGGAAGAAGCATTAGTTCAAGACTTTGCGCATATACGATCTTTAAAGTGGGATAGTAATGATAAAGTTGAAAGCTTAATTCGTGCCcttatttttaatgataTGTTTCCTTATTTCAATAAGGAACAGGTAGATACGAAGGCAGATggtatattctttttgcgCTTACTgagaaaaaacttcaaagaaCACATTAATGACGTTAAAGATTTTCATATTCAAGTGATAAAGTACTTGAATTCCcaatttaaaaataattacAGCACATTGATGACGTCATCGAAAACTCAGGATAGAAGGAAAAGTCATAATATGCCTTCTTCTATCTTAGACGATGGTAACAAAATTGGAATGCATGTTTCGCCTATCGATGAATACTCACATTTTattgataatgatgaaCCGTTGTGGCGAGACAAAGTATATCCAAAGATTTACACAAATGAGCAAACACCTACACCTGACGCATCAGCAATATTTGATTCTCACAAGATATATGCAATTATATCGCTGCTGCGATATTACTTACCTGAGAAGAGAAAGTTTTTTCGGATTTATTATCTGCCCAGTATTTTTAAAAGGATATTATATTACGGTGCAAAGTTTGCTCAACTATATTTCATGGAAGGTTGCTTGGAACGGCTAGTAATAGAATCTCTCCAAATTCTAGAACCCTCTTTGGTACATGCGATAAATAATTTGATCAAGTCTAGCATAGAATCACTCAAAAATGTAACAGTGACAAGTGATGACAAAACTTCATCTGGTGTCATTATTTTGTCCTACAAAGAATTTAAGTCACTATCTGAAGTTAACAAAGATTTCAATGAACCATTTTGGCCTAACCAATCAATTGCGAATAGTTGGCCAGATTTCGCGAATAAGCAATTAAAGAGGGGTCAAATTTTGCAAGACGCATTTGCATTCCacctttttgaaattgaactACCAATTATTATCGATACTACAAGAAATACGCATTTGAAACTCGTTTCCAACATGTGTACTACGAGCATATTGTACTTATATAATGAAGTTGATTCCTTATCATTAACTAGCATACAGGAAAAATTAGCTGTTTTACCGACAAGTAAACGGAATGAAATCTTATTGTACAATTTGAACAGGCTaacaaaattgaaactATTGTTGTTGAAAGAGAACGAAAAAGGACAAAAGTTTTACGCATTTAATTTTAAGTACAAAAGGGATGGACAGAAAACATCATTAATAAGGTTAATTTAA
- the POP4 gene encoding RNase P/RNase MRP complex subunit (Subunit of both RNase MRP and nuclear RNase P; RNase MRP cleaves pre-rRNA, while nuclear RNase P cleaves tRNA precursors to generate mature 5' ends and facilitates turnover of nuclear RNAs; binds to the RPR1 RNA subunit in RNase P), whose protein sequence is MDRTQTFIKDCLFTKCLEDPEKPFNENRFQDTLLLLPTDGGLTSRLQRQQRKSKLNLDNLQKVSQLESADKQLEKRDYQRINKNSKIALREYINNCKKNTKKCLKLAYENKITDKEDLLHYIEEKHPTIYESLPQYVDFVPMYKELWINYIKELLNITKNLKTFNGSLALLKLSMADYNGALLRVTKSKNKTLIGLQGIVIWDSQKFFIMIVKGNIIDEIKCIPKKGTVFQFEIPISDDDDSALRYSILGDRFKYRSVDRAGRKFKSRRCDDMLYYIQN, encoded by the coding sequence ATGGATAGAACTCAAACGTTTATTAAAGACTGTCTTTTCACGAAATGCCTGGAGGACCCTGAAAAGCCCTTTAATGAAAATAGATTTCAAGATACGTTGTTGCTACTGCCAACTGATGGCGGATTGACTTCAAGGCTTCAGAGAcagcaaagaaaatcaaagcTAAATCTTGACAATTTACAAAAGGTCTCCCAGTTAGAGAGTGCAGACAAACAgttggaaaaaagagattACCAAAGAATCAACAAGAACTCTAAAATCGCATTAAGAGAGTACATCAataattgtaaaaaaaatacaaaaaaatgtctGAAATTGGCAtacgaaaataaaattacTGATAAGGAAGACCTTTTACACTACATAGAGGAGAAGCATCCAACGATATACGAATCATTACCGCAGTACGTTGATTTTGTACCGATGTATAAGGAACTATGGATTAACTATATTAAAGAACTTTTGAACATTACAAAAAACTTAAAAACATTCAATGGATCATTAGCATTATTAAAACTATCTATGGCAGACTATAATGGTGCGCTGTTACGCGTTACAAAGAGCAAAAATAAGACTTTAATAGGCCTTCAAGGCATTGTGATCTGGGACTctcagaaattttttatcatgaTTGTCAAGGGCAATATAATAGACGAAATAAAATGCATTCCAAAAAAGGGCACAGtatttcaatttgaaaTCCCAATATCAGATGACGACGATTCGGCATTGAGATATAGTATACTAGGCGATAGGTTCAAGTACAGAAGTGTGGATCGTGCAGGCAGGAAGTTCAAAAGTCGTCGTTGTGATGATATGCTATATTATATACAGAATTAG
- the TAE1 gene encoding N-terminal protein methyltransferase (AdoMet-dependent proline methyltransferase; catalyzes the dimethylation of ribosomal proteins Rpl12 and Rps25 at N-terminal proline residues; has a role in protein synthesis; fusion protein localizes to the cytoplasm), whose product MDVPADSHIKYEDAIDYWTDVDATVDGVLGGYGEGTVVPTMDVLGSNNFLRKLKSRMLPQENNVKYAVDIGAGIGRVSKTMLHKHAAKIDLVEPVKPFIEQMHVELAELKDKGQIGQIYEVGMQDWTPDAGKYWLIWCQWCVGHLPDAELVAFLKRCIVGLQPNGTIVVKENNTPTDTDDFDETDSSVTRSDAKFRQIFEEAGLKLIASERQRGLPRELYPVRMYALKPMPN is encoded by the coding sequence ATGGACGTGCCTGCAGATTCCCATATCAAATACGAAGATGCCATCGACTATTGGACGGATGTGGACGCCACTGTGGATGGTGTTCTAGGTGGATACGGAGAAGGTACAGTAGTACCCACAATGGATGTCCTGGGATCCAATAACTTCCTGCGTAAACTGAAGTCGAGGATGCTGCCTCAGGAGAACAACGTGAAGTACGCTGTAGACATTGGTGCGGGGATTGGACGTGTAAGCAAGACCATGCTTCACAAGCACGCCGCTAAGATAGACCTTGTAGAACCGGTAAAGCCTTTTATCGAGCAAATGCACGTTGAATTGGCTGAGCTGAAAGACAAAGGCCAAATTGGACAAATATATGAAGTAGGGATGCAGGACTGGACCCCCGATGCCGGCAAGTACTGGCTGATCTGGTGCCAATGGTGCGTGGGACACCTGCCAGATGCAGAACTCGTCGCATTCCTGAAAAGATGTATTGTTGGTTTGCAACCTAATGGGACAATCGTggtcaaagaaaataacaCACCTACAGATACCGATGATTTCGACGAAACGGATTCTTCGGTCACAAGGTCAGATGCTAAGTTCAGGCAAATCTTCGAAGAAGCTGGCCTAAAGCTCATCGCCAGTGAAAGACAACGTGGCTTACCAAGAGAATTGTACCCAGTGAGGATGTACGCACTCAAGCCCATGCCAAACTAG
- the SHG1 gene encoding Shg1p (Subunit of the COMPASS (Set1C) complex; COMPASS methylates histone H3 on lysine 4 and is required in transcriptional silencing near telomeres), which produces MAYNQEDSKRLSDKYKKEGHFDKLKREILSNPWNNTEENSESFEQALRKRVASTVKEMVNEDEELIFKNRGLTSALIESQLVKDNYLKLGSKMEGDNGDGEKKFDLDVYVRSKLQDPKLLEMIKGQLQETLNSYEEEANGST; this is translated from the coding sequence atGGCGTATAATCAAGAAGATAGTAAAAGACTATCAGACAAGTATAAGAAGGAGGGACATTTTGACAagttgaaaagagaaatattGTCTAACCCATGGAATAATACAGAAGAGAATAGTGAATCTTTTGAACAAGCGCTTCGGAAAAGAGTTGCCAGTACTGTTAAAGAAATGGTtaacgaagatgaagaattaATATTTAAAAACAGAGGGCTAACCAGTGCATTGATTGAATCACAATTGGTCAAGGACAACTACCTAAAGCTGGGTAGTAAAATGGAGGGGGATAATGGTGATGGtgagaagaaatttgaCTTGGATGTCTATGTACGGTCTAAGTTACAGGATCCCAAACTATTGGAAATGATAAAGGGACAACTTCAGGAAACACTGAACTCTTATGAAGAGGAAGCAAATGGAAGTACGTAA
- the SHM1 gene encoding glycine hydroxymethyltransferase SHM1 (Mitochondrial serine hydroxymethyltransferase; converts serine to glycine plus 5,10 methylenetetrahydrofolate; involved in generating precursors for purine, pyrimidine, amino acid, and lipid biosynthesis; reverse reaction generates serine): MFPRASALAKCMATVHRRGLLTSGAQSLVSKPVSEGDPEMFDILQQERHRQKHSITLIPSENFTSKAVMDLLGSELQNKYSEGYPGERYYGGNEIIDKSESLCQARALELYGLDPAKWGVNVQPLSGAPANLYVYSAIMNVGERLMGLDLPDGGHLSHGYQLKSGTPISFISKYFQSMPYHVDHTTGLIDYDNLQVLAKAFRPKVIVAGTSAYSRLIDYARFKEISQGCGAYLMSDMAHISGLVAANVVPSPFEHSDIVTTTTHKSLRGPRGAMIFFRKGIKSVTKKGKEIPYELEKKINFSVFPGHQGGPHNHTIGAMAVALKQAMSPEFKEYQQKIVDNSKWFAQELTKMGYKLVSGGTDNHLIVIDLSGTQVDGARVETILSALNIAANKNTIPGDKSALFPSGLRIGTPAMTTRGFGREEFSQVAKYIDSAVKLAENLKTLEPTTKLDARSRLNEFKKLCNESSEVAALSGEISKWVGQYPVPGDI, translated from the coding sequence ATGTTTCCCAGAGCTTCTGCATTGGCCAAATGTATGGCAACTGTTCATCGTCGTGGGCTACTCACCAGTGGTGCACAATCGCTAGTCTCCAAACCAGTCTCGGAGGGAGATCCAGAGATGTTTGACATCTTGCAACAAGAACGTCACAGACAAAAACACTCTATCACCCTTATCCCATCAGAAAACTTCACCTCGAAGGCCGTTATGGATTTGCTAGGTTCTGAGCTCCAAAACAAGTATTCTGAAGGTTATCCAGGTGAAAGATACTACGGAGGTAACGAAATCATCGATAAGTCCGAATCCTTGTGTCAAGCAAGAGCTCTGGAACTGTACGGATTAGACCCTGCCAAGTGGGGAGTTAATGTTCAACCATTAAGCGGGGCACCTGCCAATTTGTATGTTTACTCCGCTATCATGAACGTTGGTGAAAGATTAATGGGATTGGATTTGCCAGATGGTGGTCACTTGTCTCACGGGTACCAACTTAAGTCAGGAACGccaatttctttcatttccaAATACTTCCAAAGTATGCCATACCATGTCGACCACACTACGGGGCTAATCGATTACGATAACTTGCAAGTATTGGCCAAGGCATTCAGACCAAAGGTGATCGTGGCCGGTACTTCCGCGTACTCGAGATTAATAGACTACGCTAGATTCAAGGAAATTTCCCAAGGATGCGGCGCATATTTGATGAGTGATATGGCACACATATCCGGTTTGGTGGCAGCCAATGTTGTCCCATCTCCATTTGAACATTCCGATATAGTTACCACAACCACTCACAAGTCCTTGAGAGGCCCAAGAGGTGCtatgattttcttcagaaagGGTATCAAGTCTGTCACCAAAAAGGGCAAGGAAATCCCATATGAgttagaaaagaaaatcaacttCTCAGTTTTCCCAGGACATCAAGGTGGTCCTCACAACCATACTATCGGTGCAATGGCAGTGGCATTAAAGCAAGCGATGTCTCCAGAATTCAAAGAATaccaacaaaaaattgtcGACAACAGCAAATGGTTTGCTCAGGAACTAACCAAGATGGGTTATAAGTTGGTTTCCGGCGGTACCGATAACCACTTGATTGTTATTGACTTATCCGGTACTCAGGTAGACGGTGCTCGTGTCGAGACAATTTTAAGTGCCTTGAACATTGCTGCTAACAAGAACACCATCCCAGGTGATAAGAGTGCTCTTTTCCCCTCTGGTCTAAGAATCGGTACTCCAGCAATGACCACGAGAGGATTTGGCCGTGAAGAGTTTTCTCAAGTCGCAAAGTACATTGATTCTGCCGTTAAGCTCGctgaaaatttgaaaactttggAACCAACAACGAAACTAGATGCAAGATCAAGACTCAATGAGTTCAAGAAGTTGTGTAATGAATCTAGTGAAGTCGCTGCTTTGTCTGGCGAGATTTCCAAGTGGGTCGGTCAATACCCTGTCCCAGGTGATATCTAA
- the YPT10 gene encoding Rab family GTPase YPT10 (Rab family GTP-binding protein; contains the PEST signal sequence specific for proteolytic enzymes; may be involved in vesicular transport; overexpression leads to accumulation of Golgi-like cisternae with budding vesicles) translates to MEATIKVVLLGDSSVGKTSIVTRLKSGKFLAKHAATIGAAFITKTIEVPSNDSSTEKRIHMEIWDTAGQERYKSLVPMYYRDANIALIVFELGDVSSLQCAKTWFQDLQDRAQGTQVIIVGNKYDLVCEEHSGEVTIPAELQGLPYVAVSAKTGYNFDTLNKIIISLVPESQFKTLSKNNEQGNILEINKKKSGSGCIC, encoded by the coding sequence ATGGAAGCAACCATCAAAGTGGTACTGCTAGGAGATTCATCAGTGGGGAAAACCAGTATAGTGACTAGGCTCAAATCAGGTAAGTTTCTAGCAAAACATGCGGCTACGATAGGTGCGGCGTTCATCACCAAGACAATCGAGGTTCCTTCTAACGACTCCTCTACGGAGAAACGTATCCATATGGAGATATGGGACACGGCGGGTCAGGAACGGTATAAATCACTGGTGCCAATGTATTATCGAGATGCGAATATTGCTTTGATTGTATTCGAATTGGGAGACGTATCCAGTCTGCAATGTGCAAAGACATGGTTTCAAGATTTACAGGACCGTGCTCAGGGAACGCAGGTAATTATCGTGGGCAATAAGTACGATTTAGTCTGCGAAGAGCATTCAGGGGAAGTGACTATACCGGCGGAGTTACAGGGTCTGCCGTATGTGGCCGTAAGTGCAAAGACAGGGTACAATTTCGATACattgaataaaataataatcaGTTTGGTTCCCGAAAGTCAATTCAAGACATTGTCAAAGAACAATGAACAGGGAAATATACtggaaataaataaaaaaaaaagcggCAGTGGCTGTATATGTTAA
- the RGD1 gene encoding GTPase-activating protein RGD1 (GTPase-activating protein (RhoGAP) for Rho3p and Rho4p; involved in repolarization of actin cytoskeleton during adaptation to heat shock stress; phosphorylated by Pkc1p; regulator of bulk autophagy) gives MEETAKKPASATVSAKSSHDGGTDDLAHLFSTPEIKKVLNSDVAINALLSRLKQSLLTCEEFMKFIRKKYAFEEEHVQELSKQYKHFFNIQGSTNSSLKKMIHEVLGFDGKMAQVKQSYITALQKMYSEISSLLLTMTKLRKSVKENSKRLEKDVSDAIHSAEKAQSRYNSLCQDWDKLRMTDPTKTKLTLRGSKTTKEQEEELLRKIDNADLEYKQKVDHSNSLRNTFITKERPRIVQELKDLILEIDTAMTIQLQKYTIWTENLVLNTGVTISPLDSTKSMKSFAGSVSNERDLYSFLNKYNQTGKHSLLINKNLIPVSYKKHPSMNHGQKNKSPPKFAVDPSRNSIPKRMISTHNESPFLSSSSNTAAVPNANLNSATPSLNTNKQLPPTMASSISSTSNAAGAMSPSSSIVTSDTTSSITKTLDPGNNSPQIPEELINSLDSDRPISHIQTNNNMPPGVQKNFKTFGVPLESLIEFEQDMVPAIVRQCIYVIDKFGLDQEGIYRKSANVLDVSKLKEEIDKDPANISMILPSKPHSDSDIYLVGSLLKTFFASLPDSVLPKALSSEIKVCLQIEDPTTRKNFMHGLIYNLPDAQYWTLRALVFHLKRVLAHEAQNRMNLRALCIIWGPTIAPANPDDANDVNFQIMAMEVLLEVSDQAFEPE, from the coding sequence ATGGAAGAGACTGCGAAGAAACCAGCTAGTGCCACAGTAAGTGCGAAGTCGTCGCACGATGGTGGCACCGACGATTTGGCGCACCTTTTTAGCACGCCAGAGATCAAGAAGGTGCTAAATTCCGATGTGGCAATTAACGCTTTGTTGAGCCGTTTAAAGCAGTCGTTGTTGACTTGTGAAGAGtttatgaaatttattAGAAAGAAATACGCCTTCGAAGAAGAGCACGTTCAGGAGCTCTCCAAGCAATATAAGcactttttcaacattCAGGGTTCCACAAATTCATCCTTAAAAAAGATGATTCACGAAGTTTTGGGATTCGATGGCAAGATGGCTCAAGTAAAGCAGAGTTATATCACCGCCTTGCAGAAAATGTACTCCGAGATTAGTAGTCTTTTATTAACAATGACAAAATTAAGAAAGTCTGTCAAGGAGAACAGCAAAAGGCTGGAAAAGGATGTTTCTGATGCCATACACAGCGCAGAAAAGGCGCAATCTCGTTACAATTCGTTGTGCCAAGATTGGGACAAATTGAGGATGACTGACccaacaaaaacaaagcTGACCTTGAGAGGTTCCAAAACTACGaaggaacaagaagaagaattgttAAGAAAAATCGATAACGCCGATCTGGAATATAAGCAAAAAGTAGATCATTCTAATTCTTTGAGAAACACATTCATAACGAAGGAGAGACCTAGAATTGTTCAAGAATTAAAAGATTTGATTTTAGAAATAGACACAGCGATGACTATCCAATTGCAGAAGTACACGATATGGACGGAAAATTTGGTTCTGAATACAGGTGTTACAATAAGCCCATTGGACTCCACCAAATCTATGAAATCATTTGCTGGATCTGTTTCCAATGAACGTGATCTTTACAGTTTTTTGAACAAGTATAACCAAACAGGAAAACATTCCCTACTGATCAACAAAAACTTGATCCCTGTATCATACAAAAAGCATCCATCAATGAATCATGGTCAGAAAAATAAGAGCCCCCCAAAGTTTGCCGTGGACCCTTCAAGAAACTCCATCCCGAAGAGAATGATATCCACTCATAATGAATCTCCATTTTTGAGCAGTAGTAGTAACACTGCCGCTGTTCCGAATGCTAATCTTAACAGTGCTACACCGTCCTTAAATACCAACAAGCAGTTACCACCTACTATGgcttcatctatttcttccACTAGCAATGCGGCTGGCGCTATGTCACCGTCTTCTTCCATTGTAACAAGCGACACCACATCATCCATAACAAAGACCCTGGATCCTGGCAACAATAGTCCACAAATTCCAGAAGAATTGATTAACTCTTTAGACTCGGATCGCCCGATTTCTCACATTCAGACTAACAACAATATGCCACCCGgtgttcaaaaaaatttcaaaacattTGGTGTACCGCTAGAATCACTGATAGAATTCGAACAAGACATGGTCCCTGCGATAGTGCGCCAATGCATATACgttattgataaatttgGGCTTGATCAAGAAGGAATTTATAGAAAATCGGCAAATGTACTTGATGTCAGCAAGTTGAAGGAGGAAATTGATAAGGATCCCGCAAACATTTCCATGATTCTACCATCAAAGCCACATTCTGATTCGGATATTTATTTAGTAGGATCACTGctgaaaactttttttgcGTCGCTGCCTGATAGTGTTTTACCAAAGGCCCTATCATCGGAGATCAAGGTTTGTTTACAAATTGAAGACCcaacaacaagaaaaaattttatgcACGGACTAATATATAACCTCCCCGACGCACAATACTGGACGTTAAGGGCTCTTGTCTttcatttgaaaagagtGTTGGCACATGAAGCCCAAAACAGAATGAATTTAAGGGCTCTTTGTATAATTTGGGGTCCAACTATTGCGCCTGCAAATCCAGATGACGCTAATGAtgtaaattttcaaattatggCAATGGAAGTATTATTAGAGGTTTCAGATCAAGCTTTTGAGCCTGAATAA